In Arthrobacter sp. B3I9, the following are encoded in one genomic region:
- a CDS encoding trehalose-6-phosphate synthase yields MVVSNRLPVDRCSPEERGCEDGWRRSPGGLVTALAPMMTKTDGAWVGWHGAPDETVKPFSHGGIDLVPVQLSTEDIELFYEGFSNSTLWPLYHDVVAPPEFHRTWWDSYRKVNRRFADAVINNASDGATVWVQDYQLQLVPKMLREARPDLKIGFFNHIPFPPPEIFAQLPWRRAIIDGLLGADLIGFQRSSDAGNFMRSARRFLGASVKQQQIHVRGSDGETTHIARAQAFPISIDVRQISELARKPEIIERARQIRSDLGDPKTILLGVDRLDYTKGIRHRLKAYEELLADGKVTVEDAALIQVASPSRERVEQYRLLREEVEGTVGHINGTYDTMQHSAVRYLHHSYPIEEMVALYLAADVMLVTALRDGMNLVAKEYVTARTNNDGALVLSEFAGAADQLKQALLMNPHDIDGLKDTIMRAVNMQPAEAGRRMRAMRKQILDHDVDLWSSDFLSALKEKVIRDDS; encoded by the coding sequence ATGGTGGTTTCCAACCGCCTTCCCGTGGACCGCTGCTCGCCGGAGGAGCGCGGCTGCGAGGACGGCTGGCGCCGCTCCCCAGGCGGCCTGGTCACCGCCCTGGCACCCATGATGACAAAGACCGACGGCGCCTGGGTGGGCTGGCACGGTGCCCCCGATGAAACCGTGAAGCCCTTCAGCCACGGGGGCATCGACCTGGTCCCGGTCCAGCTGAGCACCGAAGACATCGAACTGTTCTACGAGGGCTTCTCGAACTCCACGCTCTGGCCCCTGTACCACGACGTCGTCGCGCCCCCGGAGTTCCACCGGACCTGGTGGGACTCATACCGGAAGGTCAACCGCAGATTCGCGGACGCCGTCATCAACAATGCGAGCGACGGCGCCACGGTCTGGGTGCAGGACTACCAGCTCCAGCTCGTCCCCAAGATGCTCCGCGAGGCACGGCCGGACCTGAAAATCGGCTTCTTCAACCACATCCCCTTCCCGCCGCCGGAGATCTTTGCCCAGCTGCCGTGGCGGCGGGCGATCATTGACGGGCTGCTCGGGGCCGACCTCATCGGCTTCCAGCGCAGCAGCGACGCCGGCAACTTCATGCGCTCCGCCCGCCGCTTCCTCGGCGCCAGCGTCAAACAGCAACAGATCCACGTCCGGGGCTCCGACGGTGAGACCACCCATATCGCCCGCGCCCAGGCGTTCCCCATCTCGATTGATGTCCGGCAGATCAGCGAGCTGGCGCGGAAACCCGAAATCATCGAGCGAGCCCGCCAGATCCGCAGCGACCTGGGCGACCCCAAGACGATCCTGCTTGGCGTGGACCGTCTCGACTACACCAAGGGCATCCGGCACCGCCTCAAGGCCTATGAGGAACTGCTGGCGGACGGCAAGGTCACGGTGGAGGACGCCGCGCTAATCCAGGTGGCGAGCCCCAGCCGGGAACGCGTCGAACAGTACCGGCTGCTGCGCGAGGAGGTCGAAGGGACGGTCGGCCACATCAACGGCACCTACGACACCATGCAGCACAGTGCCGTGCGCTACCTGCACCACAGCTACCCCATCGAGGAGATGGTGGCGCTGTACCTGGCAGCGGACGTCATGCTGGTCACCGCGCTCCGGGACGGCATGAACCTCGTGGCCAAGGAATATGTCACGGCCCGCACGAACAACGACGGCGCCCTCGTCCTCAGCGAGTTCGCCGGCGCCGCGGACCAGCTCAAGCAGGCCCTCCTGATGAACCCGCACGACATCGATGGGCTTAAAGACACGATCATGAGGGCCGTCAACATGCAACCGGCGGAGGCCGGACGCCGGATGCGCGCCATGCGCAAACAGATCCTGGACCACGACGTCGACCTCTGGTCCTCCGACTTCCTGAGCGCCCTTAAAGAGAAGGTGATCCGCGATGACTCCTGA
- the otsB gene encoding trehalose-phosphatase, with protein MTPEASPLSLSPALLEAVRRVAATDHLLIAMDFDGTMAPLVDHAADSRSLPRSAAAFSALTELPRTSTALISGRALDSLRATAFPPEKTLLIGSHGAEAWMGPGSSPLVLDETQREELADIRRVLEEIVDQAPGTLLEDKPAGVVLHTRLAADDVAEDAVGAARATLQDRPGVFLKDGNRVLETAVVHASKGEAVDFLRQATGASAVVFAGDDVTDEDALGRLLPGDVGVKVGLDFTQAEFRVEAPVHVAELLEALLRERRRALGA; from the coding sequence ATGACTCCTGAGGCCTCGCCGCTGTCCCTCTCCCCCGCGCTGCTGGAGGCCGTCCGCCGGGTGGCAGCCACGGACCACCTCCTCATCGCAATGGATTTCGACGGCACCATGGCCCCCCTGGTGGACCACGCGGCGGATTCCCGTTCGCTCCCGCGTTCGGCCGCAGCCTTCAGCGCCCTGACCGAACTGCCGCGGACGTCGACGGCGCTCATCTCGGGGCGCGCGCTGGACAGCCTCCGTGCCACTGCCTTCCCGCCGGAAAAGACGCTTCTGATCGGCAGTCACGGGGCGGAAGCGTGGATGGGCCCGGGCTCCTCCCCCCTTGTCCTCGACGAGACGCAGCGGGAAGAGCTGGCCGACATCCGCCGGGTCCTGGAGGAGATCGTGGACCAGGCGCCGGGCACGCTGCTGGAGGACAAGCCCGCCGGCGTCGTGCTCCACACGAGGCTTGCCGCCGACGACGTCGCCGAGGATGCCGTGGGGGCGGCCCGCGCCACGTTGCAGGACCGGCCGGGTGTCTTCCTGAAGGACGGCAACCGCGTCCTGGAAACCGCCGTGGTGCATGCCTCCAAAGGTGAGGCGGTGGACTTCCTGCGGCAAGCCACGGGTGCCTCGGCCGTGGTCTTCGCCGGTGATGACGTCACTGACGAAGACGCCCTGGGCCGGCTGCTGCCGGGAGACGTCGGCGTGAAGGTCGGACTGGATTTCACCCAGGCCGAATTCCGCGTCGAGGCGCCGGTGCACGTCGCCGAACTGCTGGAGGCGCTCCTCCGGGAACGCCGTCGGGCACTGGGCGCCTAA
- a CDS encoding ABC transporter ATP-binding protein, whose translation MATVTFDNATRLYPGTEKPAVDKLNIEIADGEFLVLVGPSGCGKSTSLRMLAGLEDVNSGRILIGDRDVTDVPPKDRDIAMVFQNYALYPHMTVADNMGFALKIAGVSKEERAERVREAAKLLDLEPYLDRKPKALSGGQRQRVAMGRAIVRNPQVFLMDEPLSNLDAKLRVQTRTQIASLTRRLGVTTVYVTHDQVEAMTMGDRVAVLKDGLLMQVDTPRNLYDKPKNVFVAGFIGSPAMNLLELPVVDGGVQFGGTVYPVPRDVLDEAHGQTVTVGSRPEDLENAPEGEGLQVEVDVVEELGADAYVYGHTTLDGKSHDIVARVDGRRPPMKGESIWVRPQSGHVHLFDTKTGLRLGD comes from the coding sequence GTGGCTACAGTTACTTTTGACAACGCAACACGTCTGTATCCGGGCACCGAAAAGCCCGCTGTTGACAAGCTCAACATCGAAATCGCCGACGGCGAATTCCTCGTCCTCGTTGGACCCTCCGGCTGCGGAAAGTCGACCTCGCTGCGGATGCTCGCCGGACTTGAGGACGTGAACTCCGGCCGGATTCTGATCGGCGACCGTGACGTCACTGACGTTCCGCCGAAGGACCGCGACATCGCAATGGTTTTCCAGAACTACGCGCTGTACCCGCACATGACTGTTGCCGACAACATGGGCTTCGCCCTGAAGATCGCCGGCGTCAGCAAGGAAGAGCGCGCCGAGCGTGTCCGTGAAGCTGCCAAGCTCCTGGACCTCGAGCCGTACCTGGACCGGAAGCCGAAGGCACTCTCCGGCGGCCAGCGGCAGCGCGTAGCCATGGGCCGCGCCATCGTGCGTAACCCGCAGGTCTTCCTCATGGACGAGCCGCTGTCCAACCTGGACGCCAAGCTGCGCGTGCAGACCCGCACGCAGATCGCGTCCCTGACCCGCCGCCTGGGCGTCACCACGGTCTACGTGACCCACGACCAGGTCGAGGCCATGACCATGGGCGATCGCGTCGCCGTGCTGAAGGACGGCCTGCTGATGCAGGTTGACACCCCGCGCAACCTCTACGACAAGCCGAAGAACGTCTTCGTTGCCGGCTTCATCGGCTCCCCCGCGATGAACCTGCTGGAACTGCCCGTCGTCGACGGCGGTGTCCAGTTCGGCGGCACCGTCTACCCGGTACCCCGCGATGTCCTTGACGAAGCGCACGGCCAGACCGTCACCGTCGGTTCCCGCCCGGAAGACCTCGAGAACGCACCGGAGGGCGAAGGCCTTCAGGTCGAGGTCGACGTCGTTGAGGAACTCGGCGCCGACGCTTACGTCTACGGGCACACCACGCTGGACGGCAAGAGCCACGACATCGTGGCCCGCGTCGACGGACGCCGTCCCCCGATGAAGGGCGAGTCCATCTGGGTCCGCCCCCAGTCAGGCCACGTGCACCTGTTCGACACCAAGACCGGCCTGCGCCTGGGCGACTGA
- a CDS encoding DUF4032 domain-containing protein: MTEESNAQWHDEPTDYGQIGKLPRFEAASANDAKSTATSSSLSITAAAAEPELLDLPWHVALEDWPAEYLAALPRGISRHIVRFAHFGGSVIAIKETSEHVARHEYHMLRKLARLDVPCVEPVAVITGRTTPDGRPLNPVLVTRHLKFSMPYRALFSQMLRKDTLTRLIDAQALLMVRLHLIGFYWGDVSLSNTLFRRDAGAFAAYLVDAETGELYPDLSTGQREYDLEIARVNIAGELMDLLDGGLIEEKVDPVATSELIMDSYRRLWTELTEKESFEIGERWRVAARIRRLNELGFDVGEYAIKTTQNGSTIQLQPKVVDAGHHQRRLLRLTGLDAQENQARRLLNDMDSFRADNNPDMDEEYSAHLWVSQIFEPIVRAIPRDLSGKLEPAEAVHEILEHRWYMSEKENRHIPLAEAVQSYIDSELRHRRDEAAIMLNPDTELLKILAVESEESRYGADESVEEYPDSDD; the protein is encoded by the coding sequence ATGACCGAGGAAAGCAACGCCCAGTGGCACGACGAACCCACCGACTACGGTCAGATCGGAAAGCTGCCCCGATTTGAAGCCGCCAGCGCCAACGACGCCAAGAGCACTGCGACTTCCAGTTCCCTGAGCATCACCGCGGCCGCCGCCGAGCCCGAACTGCTTGACCTGCCCTGGCACGTGGCGCTTGAGGACTGGCCCGCGGAATACCTCGCTGCACTCCCCCGCGGCATCTCCCGGCACATCGTGCGGTTCGCCCATTTCGGCGGTTCTGTCATCGCCATCAAGGAGACCTCAGAGCACGTCGCGCGCCACGAGTACCACATGCTGCGCAAGCTGGCCCGGCTCGATGTCCCCTGCGTGGAGCCGGTGGCGGTCATCACCGGGCGCACCACGCCGGACGGCCGCCCGCTCAACCCCGTCCTCGTCACGCGGCACCTGAAGTTCTCCATGCCCTACCGTGCGCTCTTCTCCCAGATGCTGCGCAAGGACACCCTCACCCGCCTCATCGATGCCCAGGCCCTCCTGATGGTCCGGCTGCACCTGATCGGCTTTTACTGGGGCGACGTCTCGCTTTCCAACACCCTGTTCCGCCGTGACGCGGGCGCGTTCGCCGCGTACCTGGTGGACGCGGAGACCGGTGAGCTCTATCCGGACCTTTCCACCGGGCAGCGCGAATACGACCTCGAGATAGCGCGCGTCAACATCGCCGGCGAACTGATGGACTTGCTCGACGGCGGCCTGATCGAGGAAAAGGTGGATCCCGTGGCCACCAGCGAACTCATCATGGACAGCTACCGCCGGCTCTGGACGGAGCTGACCGAGAAGGAATCCTTTGAGATCGGCGAGCGTTGGCGCGTGGCTGCTCGCATCCGGCGGCTCAACGAGCTCGGGTTCGACGTCGGCGAATATGCCATTAAGACCACGCAGAACGGCTCCACCATCCAGCTCCAGCCCAAGGTGGTGGATGCCGGGCACCACCAGCGCCGGCTGCTGCGCCTGACGGGACTGGATGCCCAGGAAAACCAGGCACGCCGCCTGCTGAATGACATGGACTCGTTCCGTGCGGACAACAACCCGGACATGGACGAGGAATACAGCGCCCACCTTTGGGTCAGCCAGATCTTCGAGCCGATTGTCCGCGCCATCCCCCGGGACCTCTCCGGCAAGCTCGAACCGGCCGAGGCCGTGCACGAGATCCTTGAGCACCGCTGGTACATGTCCGAGAAGGAGAACCGGCACATTCCGCTGGCTGAAGCGGTGCAGTCTTACATCGACTCCGAGCTGCGCCACCGCCGCGACGAGGCCGCCATCATGCTCAACCCGGACACCGAGCTTCTGAAGATCCTGGCGGTGGAAAGCGAAGAGTCCCGCTACGGCGCCGACGAATCCGTCGAGGAATACCCCGACTCCGACGACTAG
- a CDS encoding FAD-binding oxidoreductase: protein MSITGELTSALGPTKVLLDEPTLAAYAVDEAPVLDYQLPLAVVFAESVEDVQATVRACAARGVPLVARGAGTGVSGGAHASQGSIVLSLERMNRILDLNPDDETAVVEPGVVNADLNAAAAPHGLMYAPDPASYKRSTIGGNVATNAGGLRCAKYGVTRDSVLALGVVLADGSLIHTGHQTFKGVAGYDLTGLFVGSEGTLGIVVGVTVRLKYLPPEVHTIAAFYPDFRSAAAGVLAVGRARVQPAIMELLDGGSLAHLDAVHGSDLAARGAALLLIQTDGFGADAEAAAIRPLLVAGGAVVTMEANAEAEELVELRRSSRGVGDEDEYRVGEDVAVPRSRLVDYVAELEAMAVTYGVHLKVVAHAGDGNLHPTFWVDRPDSSVDSDALERLGAALDKSVTIALAMGGTITGEHGIGQYKLRWLGLEQKEPVRELQRRIKELFDPAGILNPGKAI, encoded by the coding sequence ATGAGCATCACTGGCGAGCTCACCTCTGCCCTGGGACCGACAAAGGTCCTGCTTGACGAGCCGACGCTGGCGGCTTACGCAGTCGACGAAGCCCCGGTGCTGGACTACCAGCTGCCCCTGGCAGTGGTCTTCGCCGAATCCGTGGAAGACGTGCAGGCGACCGTCCGTGCCTGCGCGGCACGTGGCGTCCCCCTGGTGGCCCGCGGAGCAGGCACAGGAGTGTCGGGCGGCGCTCATGCCAGCCAGGGCAGCATCGTGCTCAGCCTGGAGCGCATGAACCGCATCCTGGACCTCAACCCGGACGACGAGACGGCCGTCGTCGAGCCCGGCGTCGTCAACGCGGACCTTAACGCCGCCGCCGCACCGCACGGCCTGATGTATGCCCCGGACCCGGCAAGTTACAAGAGATCCACCATCGGCGGGAACGTGGCCACCAATGCCGGCGGGCTGCGCTGCGCGAAATACGGCGTAACGCGCGATTCCGTCCTGGCCCTCGGCGTTGTCCTCGCAGACGGGTCGCTCATCCACACAGGCCACCAGACCTTTAAGGGCGTCGCCGGCTACGACCTCACCGGGCTGTTCGTGGGCTCCGAGGGGACCTTGGGCATCGTCGTCGGCGTTACGGTCCGGCTGAAGTACCTGCCGCCCGAGGTGCACACGATTGCTGCCTTCTACCCCGACTTCCGCAGCGCGGCAGCAGGCGTTCTCGCCGTCGGCCGGGCGCGGGTGCAGCCGGCCATCATGGAACTGCTCGACGGCGGCTCCCTTGCCCACTTGGACGCGGTGCACGGCTCAGACCTCGCCGCGCGCGGGGCAGCGTTGCTGCTCATCCAGACAGACGGTTTCGGGGCGGACGCCGAGGCGGCAGCCATACGACCCCTGCTCGTGGCCGGCGGGGCCGTGGTGACCATGGAGGCGAACGCCGAGGCCGAGGAACTTGTGGAGCTCCGCCGCAGCAGCCGTGGAGTCGGGGACGAGGACGAATACCGGGTGGGTGAGGACGTTGCCGTGCCCCGTTCCCGTCTGGTGGACTACGTGGCCGAGTTGGAGGCCATGGCCGTGACGTACGGGGTCCACCTGAAGGTGGTCGCGCACGCGGGCGACGGCAACCTGCACCCCACCTTCTGGGTGGACCGGCCGGATAGCTCGGTCGACTCCGACGCGTTGGAACGCCTTGGTGCGGCCCTGGACAAGTCCGTCACTATTGCCCTTGCGATGGGCGGCACCATCACCGGCGAGCACGGTATCGGCCAGTACAAGCTGCGCTGGCTTGGACTCGAGCAGAAGGAGCCGGTGCGCGAACTGCAGCGCCGGATCAAGGAGCTGTTCGACCCCGCAGGCATCCTGAACCCCGGCAAGGCCATCTAG